AGCTCTTCTTCCAGCACTGCAAAGGCCAGTGGCACACTCGACAGCAAAACAGCCGCCTCTCCAAAGTCCTCCCATACTCCCTCCTCTTGTCCAAAGCCCTTCCCTTTTTCTTCAGTCTCTCCAAAGCACTTCAGTTGTCCATCATCCTCTTCTGCCCTGCTGAGCGAGACAGAATTAAAAGACATTAAGGGAGATCAGGGCTGGATTTCTGGGTTTCCACAAAGCTTTAGATCCCAGCAGTCTTCTATGGCTTTTCCACTAGCAGGTACAGATCCTGTTGGTGCACCTGCAGAGGATGATGTGCTGGCAGGGGTTCCTCACTCTTCTATTTCTACTGGAAATGGTGCCAAAGCTCCAGAACCAAACGACAGTCAGTTAGACACAGGGGTTGAtgatgaaaaagacaaagaagaacaaaaagaaggTGTCCCTAAAAACCTCAACCAAGACATTTCTAATAACTCCCTGACCAGTCACATGACAATAATGCACTCACGCAATTCTTGCAAGACTCTCAAATGCCCAAAGTGTAACTGGCACTACAAGTCTCAGCATACACTACAAGTTCACATGAAGGAGAAACATCCGGAGACAGGAggccagtgtgtgtgtggcacCTCTGGGGGAAAGTGTGTCTGTGGTGGCGGAACACAAGGTCTGTGTGGGTACTGCACTTCGGGAAAACCCCATCCTCGTTTGGCCCGAGGTGAAACATATGCCTGCGGCTACAAGCCCTACCGCTGTGAGGTCTGTGACTATGCTACTTCATCGAAGGGCAACCTTAGCATTCACATGCAATCTGATAAACATCTAAATAATGTTCAAAATGGGGGACATGCAAATAGTCAAATGCAAAGCACTCTCAGTACCAACAACAGCAACTCATCCAGTGGTCACCCAGTAGATGAGCAACCTTACAGCAAGCTCACCCTCGCTATTCCAACAACCACAGCCCAGCCTGCTAAAATCCCATCACCTGCTCACTCCCACTCTCATGGTAAGCGGTGGCGATGTGATGTATGCGACTATGAAACCAGCATTGCTCGCAACCTCCGCATACACACCACTAGTGAGAAACACACGCACAACATGCTGCGGCTCCAGAGAGGGTACTACCTGTCACACTGCAGGGGTTTGGCCCCACATCTCAAACACCTACAAAACACAGGTGAGGAATGTGTTGCTTAATATATCCTAACATAACATACTTTAAACATGAGATTCTATAAAGTGGGGTAATTGTTTTACTTCCTTTTAGGTGCTGAGCTTACCTTGAACATGCGACTGACTGGTCAGCAGGTTCCAGAACAACCAGTCACACTTGGGTCTACTCTCACTCCATCACCCTCTCCCTCCCCATCTCCTCCCCCAGCCCCGTCTATGTCTCCTACTGCACCCCTCTCCCAGGGCGTGTTCCAATGCCTTGTCTGCTTGTGCTTTTCTTCCGACAGCTTAGAGTCTGTAGAGAAACACCTGAATGCTCCCCGCTCTTTGCCTCAGTCTGAGTGGTGCTCCCTTGTTGCAGGTGGTTGCCACTGCAGACTGTGTGGCTATACCACCCCTTTGAGGGCCAATTTCTCCTTACACTGCCAGACTGACAGACATCGCACCAGGTACCAGCTTGCTGCTCATCTACAGGAGGGCGGAGACAGAGGTCAGGAGGGAGCCTCCCTCATTGCTAAGGGTAACCCCATCCAGCTACGGTGCAACCTATGTGACTTGGTAACAAGCAGTCTGGAGAAGCTACAGGGACATTCTCTCACTTCACAACATGGAGCGAGCTTTCGAGTGTACAAAgtaagacacaaaaacacatttgattgTATTCCTACCAAAATCCTTGTGCAGTAGAATTAGCTaatctttcatttaaataaattagcatGTTGCTTTCCAATagtaataatcataataaaaaatccATGTTTTCTTTCAATCTCAATTTTAGTTCCTGCAGCAGTATGATGGCGAGGTTGATGGAGGTTCATGGCTGTTCCATTGTCTTCTATGCAACCACTCCTCCTCTTCTAAACTTCAAGTACTTAAACACAGTCAAACGTCAGCCCATCAACAAAGAGAAGGGCTACTTCAGCTGCAGCCAATGGGTGGGGAAGAGCTGGCAGCCATTTTTACCATCAGAAAATGCCAACGTGGCATCACAGGTGAGACTATGAGTTGTGTGGGTAGTCATGCTGAGATACTCACTTtaattttcagtaaaaacataataatttcaTAGTAGAGTTGCAGAAGGCTGGTAAATTTAAGGCAAATTTCCACTTGGAAGTTAaaactacagtatgtaactttaaaaaataaaaagtttttttttatttacggCATGACAGTATGGCATGAGGCAGATGATCTCTGCCTTTTCTAGTGTTCCCAGTGGTAATTGCAGAAATGCACttggtcaaaaacaacaaatcagagaTGGGACGATCTCAGCTCTGTCAATCATGCCTGTGTAGGTGCTACTCACATCTTACCAAttgctctctgctacacttGCCAATAGCAgagcctgccatgaatgctcaAGCTAACTAGCATGGCCATCAATGACTgatggataaacagttttccggTCATTAGCACATTGAACAGCAAGTACACCACCATgactgacagctctaagattgTTCCTCCTggttgtgattggttgtttttcaccTAGAGATGTTACCGCAGGGAGaaggcttgatttttttcacagatcatttGCCTCATGCTATGCTGTCATTACATggtgataattttaacaaatatatagaagacatattttttttaatgaaagttgtatactgcagctttaaggtgGAAAATTTTGGAAATATAAATCCAAAAGTTCTTGGAGAATTATAGGCAAATTAAATAAGTTATAGGAAATAGGAATAAACCTTTAAACACACATATACGCTGGAAATTACAGCTTACAGTTACCACCATTCTTATCAAATAACTATCTACTTTATTAATACATTATCATGTGGTATTTGCAGGTTAATTGTGATACTTTTAAGGTACACATTTGTACTATATGTCAATATATGGATAATACATATACTATATGACACATTTACATgacaaatgtaattaaattacttCACTCTATGATTGAGAATGACCACATTTGAGTCCAAATGTGTTGCCTCAGTTGCAACGAGCAAGGTGTGTGTATATAGCACAGATCTTCTCAAGTGTACTTGCATGAAATCCAGATTTTTTAGTACAGATTAGATAAATTTGGTAGtagtttttaaagtaaacagGCAGATAGTGCAGAGTATTCTACTTACTTGCCATTTCTCTGTGGAGAAAGTGTGTGAGTCTAAAATGCTGAGCCCAGTAAAGTCCGAAGTTCTACATAGATGTTGCTTTGAGTTTGTCAACTGTGACCTTAAAACAGTGTTACTTTAACCCCTGAATCAGCATGATGAGCCATTAGATAACATGTAAGTCTTTTTGGGGTGATACTTATGGGTCAATAAGCTTGTTGGGTGGCATTTCTTTAGCTTCCTTGCCACtgtatttttaactaaaaaatattttcaaaataacaaattagttttttttgtaagcAATGGAAAAGCGCAGTATCCCTCTTTCAGCAACCTGATCTACAGTCCTCCAGTCCCTCCAGCTTTTTTTGATGACTTCTAATCAAAAGCCCTTACATCCAGAGAAATTGTGTCACTGAAGAGGGTTTGAAATcctactttttttattttttattttattttggtataCCTTGATACTAATAACCTGCCCATGCCTATTTGAGGGTGTCTTTGATTTAATGCTCTGAACCATTGCTGACTCCAGAGGGTAAACAGAGGATTGAGATGAAAACAGTGAGAAAATGAGCAATGGCTGTTGCTGGGATATTGATCAAACAAAGCGATTAGTCAATACACATCCTTGTTATATCCCCAATCACCCCTGACAACAGCTAACTAGCACCTGCTAATCAATGGACTAAAACAGATCAGCTGGAAAAAGACTGTGGTGGGCGGAGATTAGTCGTTACTCTACAGACTGCTTAAGATGAAATGCTGTATTTATATTGTCTGGAGTGTGTGGACTGCGTAACTCCTCAAATAAGTAGTTCAACGcttcatttgtaaaatgaatcTATCCTTTGATTTGATTCGCTGCAAATTAAGACTCATTGAGACGAGATTGTGTGTTGCCAGTCCATTTTAGGTCTGCTCCACCTCT
Above is a window of Xiphophorus hellerii strain 12219 chromosome 2, Xiphophorus_hellerii-4.1, whole genome shotgun sequence DNA encoding:
- the LOC116733132 gene encoding zinc finger homeobox protein 3-like, with the protein product MDTSEGGGGDGGGGEERDADLSPQAISLPLLTLEVIPEQGSSSHTSARTPAKESLTPPQQGKKGAEGSKAGEGGEQKEECRHPPETGVHQKHAFKEDFGDGYSSGHRKEEEKVHEGVVEASHTRDLPTALSSRGMEEGKEKEEAISNQSQTKSKCSLLPQQSQYSSSSSTAKASGTLDSKTAASPKSSHTPSSCPKPFPFSSVSPKHFSCPSSSSALLSETELKDIKGDQGWISGFPQSFRSQQSSMAFPLAGTDPVGAPAEDDVLAGVPHSSISTGNGAKAPEPNDSQLDTGVDDEKDKEEQKEGVPKNLNQDISNNSLTSHMTIMHSRNSCKTLKCPKCNWHYKSQHTLQVHMKEKHPETGGQCVCGTSGGKCVCGGGTQGLCGYCTSGKPHPRLARGETYACGYKPYRCEVCDYATSSKGNLSIHMQSDKHLNNVQNGGHANSQMQSTLSTNNSNSSSGHPVDEQPYSKLTLAIPTTTAQPAKIPSPAHSHSHGKRWRCDVCDYETSIARNLRIHTTSEKHTHNMLRLQRGYYLSHCRGLAPHLKHLQNTGAELTLNMRLTGQQVPEQPVTLGSTLTPSPSPSPSPPPAPSMSPTAPLSQGVFQCLVCLCFSSDSLESVEKHLNAPRSLPQSEWCSLVAGGCHCRLCGYTTPLRANFSLHCQTDRHRTRYQLAAHLQEGGDRGQEGASLIAKGNPIQLRCNLCDLVTSSLEKLQGHSLTSQHGASFRVYKFLQQYDGEVDGGSWLFHCLLCNHSSSSKLQVLKHSQTSAHQQREGLLQLQPMGGEELAAIFTIRKCQRGITGELIEDMESFSESSTDPLDTTKDTSNLGAKISEEAAKAKEEQERRDPMPPAKRSSPVYEEMETSIPTKRPRIHQQNENQQTVQCPLCQVRLPCSHLRPHLTHVHSVAQDCVDKLISTVTLSMEQLEPLLESEPQDLITNNDQNTKTKKSNDAKCSHTAESIVCSQKDRGILVENTEGDVAAPKDVTALLTPPLEDNASHPSNGTLAPQSPTQTPPSSPPISPPSDPSPLSDRHGYRFRCSRCSLAFPTQEKLQLHWQYHAMRAATECPLCSRQCRSQEALQRHIQNTHTQQDSTQGQNALLAPHTVPYTEHNMNSVQQDCSLSPQVGEEAGEGDDDKIDEETLGIEVREEQKEDKVKEKEVVHEANEAEENSTELEKGSPEEACFRT